GACAGTGCCTGGAGGACCTCGCGGGCCACCACCGCGGCGTGCAGGCGCCACATGCGGGTCGGTTCGTCGTCCTGCAGACCGAGCAGTTCCCTGACCCGGTTCATCCGGTAGCCGACCGAGTTGCGGTGGACGTGGATGCGTTCGGCCACCGCGGCCCGGCTGCCGTTGGTCTCCAACCAGGCCGCCAGGGTGACGAACAGGTCGGGCCGTTCGAGCAGCGGGCCGAGCTCGGCGCGGGTGAACGCCTCCAGACGGCTGCGCGGCACCGCGAGCAGCAGGCCGGCCAGACCCAGCTCCGAGTGCACCAGCGTCATCCCGTCGCCGCGATGGCGCAGCAGGGCCAGCACCGCCTCCGCCTCGCTGAACGAGGATGTCGTCTCGGCGAGGTCGAAGCCGTTGTCGGTGACGACCGGGCCGGCGGCCGCGAGGACGGGGCGGTCCGGCCCGACCATGCCCTGCAGACGGTCCCGGATGCGGCCGAGCTCGCGCTCGATGTCGCCGGTGAGCACCGTCCAGCCCAGCTCACCGTCCCGCGCGGTGGGCGACTCGATCCAGGTGAGGCCGGTGCCCCAGGCCCGCCCATGCCGGCCGTCGTAGAAGAACAGGGCGGCGGCGTGCGGAACGGCCAGGTCGAGACCGAAGCGCGCGGCGGAGCGCAGCATCTCCTCGTGGCCTCGCGGTGATCCGAAACGGAGCTCGTTCGCCAGGCGGCTGGCGCTTTCCGCCCGCGCGGCGGCCTCCGCGTCCCGCCGCACCGCGACGATCGCCAGTGCGGTCCGCGCGGCGTTGACCAGTGCGTCGAGGCCATCCCGATCATCATCGGCGGCATCCTGGCCAGCGCTGCCGGCTTCCGTTTCCGGGGCCGGCGGGCCGACGCCGATCAGGAGCAGCCCGACGTAGCGCGAGCCGGCCTGGACGGTCGCACCCCGGCCGCGCCAGCCGTCCTCACAGGTCACCTCGGTGTATCCGGGCCGGGTCAGCAACGCGGTCAGTCCGCCGCTCACTCCGGCCGCTGCCCCGGTCGATCCGGCTGACCCGGCCGTTCCCGCCGGGCCTGCCCAGCCGGTCGTTCCCGCCGGGCCCGGCGGGTTCGCCGCGACGACGTCGCCGTGCACGCCCAGCAGCCGGACCGGACGACCGGCCGCGGCCGCGAGCCGGCGGACGACCGGGCGCCAGTCGCTGCCCGACAGCGCGAGCTCGGTCAGCTCCCGGGCCAGCGCGGCGATGTCCGGCGCGGGCCGGGTGATGTCCGGCGCAGGCCACGGACCGCCCTGGAGCTCGGTGGGTCCCTGCGGCGCCACAGTCGTCGCGACGCGGTTGCTGGATGACACCCTGGCGTCACGTCCTCTCGAGCCTGTGTCAGCGGTTGCGGGCTTCCCACCTGCGGGTTCGCAGGTCCACCGGGCAGGATTACACAACGCGGCGGCAGCTCGGAACCGACGTGCGCAGATCCCGCGACGATGCGCCGGAGCGCGCCGGATCAGTCCGCCGCGGCAGTCCCCTCCGGCGTCGCCGCGCCGTCGGCGGGCCGCGACCCGGCGGGAACCGCCCCGCTGTCCCAGTAGTCAACGCGGTGCGCGACCAGTCCAGCCCGCAGGGTAAGCAGCCACAGACCGCGAATCCGCAGCGCCCCCTCGGGCATCGACGCCGTCATCAGATACGGCACAGCGACCCGATCACCGGCCGCGACCGGGTCGGCGTCCGGGACGTACCGCAGCCCCGGGAACGCCGCGAGGAAGCCTGGCAGGCGCTCCCGGTAGGCAGCCCGCCCCACACAGCCCCGGCCCGCCGGCGAGGCGTGCTCGTTGCGGAAGTCCTCGGTCACACAGGCCGCGACAGCATCCGGATCACCGGCGTTCAGCGCCGCGATGTAGGCCGCGGCCGGCCGGGGCAGGCCGGTCCACGTCGCCTGCTCTCCGCCGAGTGCCTGCTCTCCGCGCACCTGCTCTCCGCCGAGTGCCGAGGTTCCGTCCGTGGGTGGTGCAAAGGTCACGACTTCGGGCCCCACAGTTCGCGGACGGTCGAGAAAACCCGCTGGTTGTGGCTGAACTCGATCACGTTGCCGTCCGGGTCGGTGACGGCGCAGATGTAGCCGATCGGGTCGGGCATGTCCCGGGGCTCCCAGTGCAGGCAGCCGGCGTCCCGGGCCCGGTCGGCGGCCTTGTCGACGTCCGCGCGGGTGGGCAGCTCGATGCCGATGTGCGCGAACGGCTTCATGATCCCCTGCTGGCTGCCGCGCGCGTTGTTGAACGCGGCGAGGACCAGCACGAACGGCGTCTCCCACTGGCCGGGGTTGGACAGCCAGGCGTTGCGGCCGTCGGCGTCCTCCCGCTCGGCCACCACGACCAGCGGAGTCATGCTCGTGTAGAAGGCGACGGACGCGTCCAGGTCACCCGACGGAAGGGCGATGTGGGTCCAGCGCGGCTGCGCGAGCCCCGGCCCGCCCGTGACCGCGGCGGCACTGTCACTCTCAGACCGCGGGCTCTCGGGCCGCACGCTCTCAGGCCGCACGCTCTCAGGCCGCGATGTCGTCTCAGGCCGCGCTGCTGTTGTCGCTTCGATCGTCACCCGACGTCACTCCTCATGCTCCGCCCACGTGGCGAGATGGTGCGTCCACGTGGTCCGCCTGTCGCTGTCGCTCCCCGCCCGGCCGTCTGGAACTCCTACCCGGTTCGGCCGCCGGTGCCACGTCCGCCGGGCACCCAGCGTCGTGCCGAGATGCTAGGAACGGCCCGGTACCCGCACCGATGTGCCAGAAGCACAAAAGATCCGGGCTACCAGCCCGGTGCGCCGGGTCCGCGTTACACGTTCCGGTCGCGGCCGCGACCGGTCTGGCCGGCTAGGCATCCCCGAATGTCTGAAGAGGTGCTTTTCGCCGATCCCGGGTATACATGGGCAGTGGACAACGGCTCGGCCGCGCCGGACCCGTGGCCAGCGGCGGAGCCGGTAGCGGCGGCGCGGGCCGCTGACGGCTGGCTGCTGCGAGGCCGCTGGATCCTGGCCAGCGAGCCTTCGGCCCCGGCGATGGTCCGCCGGCTGATCAAGGCCGCGCTGGCCGGGGACTCGTGGGCTGACGATCTTCGGCCCGACGTCGCCCTCATCGCGAGCGAGCTGACGGCGAACGCCTGGCTGCATGGCCAGCCACCCGTCGAGGCCCGGCTTTTCGCCGCCCATGAGGCCGTGCGCATCGAGATCAGTGACGGCAGCCCCACTCCCCCGGTGTGCCCGCCGGTCGGTGGGCAGGGGCTGACCGGCCGCGGCCTCGGGCTGGTCGCCGCCCTCGCCACCCGGTGGGGGGTCGACGGCGCCGGCGCCAGCGGCAAGGTCGTCTGGGCGGAGCTGGCCCGCGGGTGCGCCGACTCGGGCACCGCGCCGATCATCGACACCTCCATCGACGCCGACCCTTCCACGGCCGGGCGGACCAGCTTCAACGTCAGGCTCGGGGACGTCCCGACGGATCTCCTGCTCGCGGCGAAGAACCACGTCGACGGGCTGGTCCGGGAGTTCACCCTGGCCACCACAGGTGCGCAGGCCGGGTCGAGCGGGCCGCTGCCCACAAGGCTGGCCGAACTGCTGCGGATCGTGACCACCCGCTTCTCCGAGCCCCGCAAGGCGATCAAACGCCAGGCGCTGGCCGCCGCGGCGGCCGGCCTCCCGCGCACCACCCTGGACCTCGCCCTGTCGCCCCGTTCCGCGGTCGCGGGCGAGGCCTACCTCGCGGCGCTGGAGGAGATCGAGAGCTACGCCCGCGCGGCCCGGCTGCTGACCCTGCAGTCACCGCCGCAGCATGTCGCCTTCCGCCGCTGGTACGTCCGCGCGCTGGTCGACCAGCTGCGGGCGCTGGAGGGCGGCGGCGGCCCGATCACGACACCGAGCTTCGAGCAGTACCTGCTCAACACCCTCGACGCGGAGGTCCTCGCCGGCCGCGCAACCGAACGCGCGGCACGGCTGCAGCGGGTCACCGCCGCGCTGGCCAGCGCGACAACCGCGGAGCAGGTCGCGGACGTCGTCGTCTCCGAAAGTGTGACCGCCCTGGCCGCGTCGGGCGGCGTCCTGCTCGTGCCGGCGGATCCCGGCCACGCCGGGCAGCGCGGCGGTCAGGTGCTGATCCCGGGCGCGGTCGGGTACGGCGAGGAGCTGATGGCCCAGCTGCGTGCCGAGCGCCTCGACGACCGGCTGCCCGCCGTGGACGCGCTGCGCAACGGTCGGGCGATCTGGCTGGAGTCCCGCGCCGAGTGCTATCTGCGCTATCCGGATCTGGCCCGACTGGAGCCGTCGGTGGTGGCCATGTGCTGCCTGCCGCTGGTGGTCACCAGGCAGGTGCTCGGCGCGCTGCGCTTCTCGTTCGACCATTCGCGCCTGTTCGACGCCGACGAGCGGAACTTCATCGAGGCGCTGGCCGCGCAGACCGCGCTGGCGCTGGAACGAGCCCGCCTGTTCACCGCCGAGCGCCACGCCAGGGAGCGGGCCGCGTTCCTCACCGCCGCGAGCGACCTGTTCGCCTCGACGCTCGACTCCGGCCGGATCCTCGAACGCCTCCTGCGGCTGCTGGTACCGCGGCATTCCGTGGCGGCGGCCAGCTGGCGGATCCCACCGCACGGCATCTCGGCGTCGGTCCCGCTCGACGCCACCGTCGTCACGGCCGCCACCGGCGGGGCGGACGTCGTCCGGACGCAGGGCGTCCCACCACCGGGCCCGGTGGTGGCGGCGGCCGGGCGTGGCACGGTCGTCCGTGAGCCGACCACGGGCACGGTGGCCTTCCCGCTCATCGTCGCCGGGCGCACCGCCGCCGTCGTCGCGTTGGGCCGCGCCGGCTTCGCGGACGGCTCGGCAGGCGGCGCCGCGGACGGCACAGCCGACGACGCGGCGGGCAGCACGGCGGACGACGCCAGCCGGCCCGACCGCGCACCCGCCAGGCTTCCCGGAGGCACCACCTTCGCAGCCACCGCTTTCCCAGACACCGCTTTCCCGGGCACCGCCTTCCCGGACACCGCCTTCGCGGGCACCGCCGTGGCAGACACCGCTTCCGAGGACGAGGCGCTGGTCGAGGAGCTCATCCGCCGTGCGAGCGGTGCGTTCGGGAACGCGCTCCAGTTCGAGCGCGAGCGCGAGATCGCGGTGACGCTGCAGCGCAGCCTGCTGCCCCGACGGCTGCCGCGC
The Parafrankia irregularis genome window above contains:
- a CDS encoding VOC family protein — encoded protein: MTIEATTAARPETTSRPESVRPESVRPESPRSESDSAAAVTGGPGLAQPRWTHIALPSGDLDASVAFYTSMTPLVVVAEREDADGRNAWLSNPGQWETPFVLVLAAFNNARGSQQGIMKPFAHIGIELPTRADVDKAADRARDAGCLHWEPRDMPDPIGYICAVTDPDGNVIEFSHNQRVFSTVRELWGPKS
- a CDS encoding nuclear transport factor 2 family protein, which translates into the protein MRGEQALGGEQATWTGLPRPAAAYIAALNAGDPDAVAACVTEDFRNEHASPAGRGCVGRAAYRERLPGFLAAFPGLRYVPDADPVAAGDRVAVPYLMTASMPEGALRIRGLWLLTLRAGLVAHRVDYWDSGAVPAGSRPADGAATPEGTAAAD
- a CDS encoding PucR family transcriptional regulator, with amino-acid sequence MSSSNRVATTVAPQGPTELQGGPWPAPDITRPAPDIAALARELTELALSGSDWRPVVRRLAAAAGRPVRLLGVHGDVVAANPPGPAGTTGWAGPAGTAGSAGSTGAAAGVSGGLTALLTRPGYTEVTCEDGWRGRGATVQAGSRYVGLLLIGVGPPAPETEAGSAGQDAADDDRDGLDALVNAARTALAIVAVRRDAEAAARAESASRLANELRFGSPRGHEEMLRSAARFGLDLAVPHAAALFFYDGRHGRAWGTGLTWIESPTARDGELGWTVLTGDIERELGRIRDRLQGMVGPDRPVLAAAGPVVTDNGFDLAETTSSFSEAEAVLALLRHRGDGMTLVHSELGLAGLLLAVPRSRLEAFTRAELGPLLERPDLFVTLAAWLETNGSRAAVAERIHVHRNSVGYRMNRVRELLGLQDDEPTRMWRLHAAVVAREVLQALSAAPTASADESVTERRPVPT
- a CDS encoding ATP-binding SpoIIE family protein phosphatase, whose protein sequence is MSEEVLFADPGYTWAVDNGSAAPDPWPAAEPVAAARAADGWLLRGRWILASEPSAPAMVRRLIKAALAGDSWADDLRPDVALIASELTANAWLHGQPPVEARLFAAHEAVRIEISDGSPTPPVCPPVGGQGLTGRGLGLVAALATRWGVDGAGASGKVVWAELARGCADSGTAPIIDTSIDADPSTAGRTSFNVRLGDVPTDLLLAAKNHVDGLVREFTLATTGAQAGSSGPLPTRLAELLRIVTTRFSEPRKAIKRQALAAAAAGLPRTTLDLALSPRSAVAGEAYLAALEEIESYARAARLLTLQSPPQHVAFRRWYVRALVDQLRALEGGGGPITTPSFEQYLLNTLDAEVLAGRATERAARLQRVTAALASATTAEQVADVVVSESVTALAASGGVLLVPADPGHAGQRGGQVLIPGAVGYGEELMAQLRAERLDDRLPAVDALRNGRAIWLESRAECYLRYPDLARLEPSVVAMCCLPLVVTRQVLGALRFSFDHSRLFDADERNFIEALAAQTALALERARLFTAERHARERAAFLTAASDLFASTLDSGRILERLLRLLVPRHSVAAASWRIPPHGISASVPLDATVVTAATGGADVVRTQGVPPPGPVVAAAGRGTVVREPTTGTVAFPLIVAGRTAAVVALGRAGFADGSAGGAADGTADDAAGSTADDASRPDRAPARLPGGTTFAATAFPDTAFPGTAFPDTAFAGTAVADTASEDEALVEELIRRASGAFGNALQFEREREIAVTLQRSLLPRRLPRVAGLTFAWRYLPGSAGALVGGDWYDVLALEGGRAALIIGDVMGHGLHAAATMGQLRATARAYALDSFRPAAILTALDAAMNRLEQASISTVTTAVLDPRRRVLTVASAGHLPPLLIPRRRRPWFPPVEPGPPLGAGVADYPELEVPLEPGSTVVLFTDGLVEDRSRPIDQGLELLRRHAAPGLSPERLCDGLLATLDRTHGNEDDVAMLAVSLTDAD